Proteins co-encoded in one Kribbella solani genomic window:
- a CDS encoding TetR/AcrR family transcriptional regulator — protein sequence MTTRGLRGLTHRAVDAEAGLPAGSTSYYLRTRDALLSACVDRMLARDVSGMPPAGADPLELIVTMTVTLARTRPDDLIARYELSLEAARRPELRTAIDEGGRQLRAMLAQLLATLDVPAPDQAAWPVAAMLDGLMYDRVAGVGATLTPAAYEAAVRRAVTALITGLKTTSTG from the coding sequence GTGACTACGCGGGGGCTTCGTGGGCTGACGCATCGTGCGGTGGATGCCGAGGCCGGGTTGCCGGCCGGGTCGACGTCCTACTACCTGCGTACTCGCGACGCGCTCCTCTCCGCCTGCGTCGACCGGATGCTGGCCCGTGACGTCAGCGGCATGCCCCCCGCCGGCGCCGACCCACTCGAACTGATCGTGACAATGACCGTCACCCTCGCCCGTACCCGCCCCGACGACCTGATCGCCCGCTACGAACTCTCCCTCGAAGCCGCCCGCCGCCCCGAACTCCGGACCGCGATCGACGAAGGCGGCCGCCAGCTCCGCGCCATGCTCGCCCAACTCCTCGCCACCCTCGACGTACCCGCCCCGGACCAGGCCGCCTGGCCGGTCGCCGCGATGCTCGACGGTTTGATGTACGACCGCGTGGCCGGCGTCGGCGCGACCCTCACCCCGGCCGCGTACGAGGCCGCCGTACGCCGCGCCGTGACCGCCCTAATCACCGGCCTCAAAACCACGAGCACCGGATGA
- a CDS encoding FAD-dependent monooxygenase codes for MRTAIVVGAGIGGVTAAVALQRCGWRVTVLERAPELGEVGAGISVWPSAVAVLEGLGVKGVEKVAVRAKPAGMRKPDGRWVVGAAELGVEIPVMIHRAQLHDLITAEFDGPGHTKPFGMAAGDRRGGVTVWTGYEVVGVEQDGEGVVVNGELRAELLVAADGVRSVVRKGLYPDYAGPRYSGVSAYRGIADVAVDDGGGETWGRGQLFGFARLIDGRFYWYGTVNQPPGTTSEPTAFASWHAPIPQLIAATETVLQNDIYDLTTPLVPFVQGRIVLLGDAAHAMTPYLGRGACSAIEDVGALARHLQNASDLTTALAAYDAERRPATTKLVKRSRSIGRLSQTENQLLRTLRDGLFGIGGKLMSLRARK; via the coding sequence ATGCGGACGGCGATTGTGGTGGGGGCGGGGATCGGCGGGGTGACCGCGGCGGTTGCGTTGCAGCGGTGTGGGTGGCGGGTGACGGTGCTGGAGCGGGCGCCGGAGTTGGGGGAGGTCGGTGCCGGGATCTCGGTGTGGCCGTCGGCGGTCGCCGTGCTCGAGGGTCTCGGGGTGAAGGGCGTCGAGAAGGTGGCGGTACGGGCGAAGCCGGCCGGGATGCGGAAGCCTGACGGCCGCTGGGTGGTCGGGGCCGCCGAGCTCGGCGTGGAGATCCCGGTGATGATCCACCGCGCCCAACTGCACGACCTGATCACCGCTGAGTTCGACGGCCCGGGACATACCAAACCGTTTGGTATGGCGGCTGGGGACCGGCGAGGTGGGGTGACGGTTTGGACTGGGTATGAGGTGGTGGGGGTTGAGCAGGATGGGGAGGGGGTGGTGGTGAACGGGGAGCTTCGGGCGGAGTTGCTGGTGGCGGCTGATGGGGTTCGTAGTGTGGTTCGGAAGGGGCTGTACCCCGACTACGCAGGACCCCGGTATTCGGGGGTGTCGGCTTATCGGGGGATCGCGGACGTTGCCGTGGATGACGGCGGTGGGGAGACCTGGGGCCGGGGGCAACTCTTCGGATTCGCGCGCCTGATCGACGGCCGCTTCTACTGGTACGGAACCGTGAACCAGCCGCCAGGAACGACCAGCGAACCGACCGCCTTCGCCTCCTGGCATGCACCCATTCCACAGCTGATCGCCGCCACCGAAACGGTTCTGCAGAACGACATTTACGACCTGACCACCCCGCTGGTTCCGTTTGTACAGGGCCGGATCGTCCTACTCGGCGACGCGGCGCACGCGATGACCCCGTACCTCGGCCGCGGGGCCTGCTCGGCGATCGAGGACGTCGGCGCACTGGCCCGGCACCTGCAAAACGCCAGCGATCTCACGACAGCCTTGGCCGCGTACGACGCCGAGCGCCGGCCCGCGACCACCAAGCTGGTGAAACGCTCCCGGAGTATCGGCCGCCTGTCCCAAACCGAGAATCAGCTACTGCGTACGCTCCGCGACGGACTGTTCGGTATCGGCGGCAAACTGATGTCACTGCGCGCCCGCAAGTAG
- a CDS encoding phosphoribosylaminoimidazolesuccinocarboxamide synthase: MTTQPQAPEIAGAKHIHSGKVRDLYELESGDLLMVASDRMSAFDWILETPIPDKGKVLTAMSLWWFEQLDVPNHILSTDVPAEVAGRAVVCEKLAMYPVECVARGYLSGSGLLDYNATGAVCGIPLPAGLVEGSRLETPIFTPATKAELGEHDENVSYEAVVATVGADTAAALRDATLGVYTTARAMAEQRGIILADTKFEFGARADGTIVLADEVLTPDSSRFWPADQWAPGKQQPSYDKQIVRDWLQFESGWDRESGEAPPPLSDEVIERTRSAYIGAYEQLTGRKFDS, encoded by the coding sequence GTGACCACTCAGCCGCAGGCGCCGGAGATCGCTGGCGCGAAGCACATCCACTCCGGCAAGGTCCGGGACCTGTACGAGCTGGAGTCCGGCGACCTGTTGATGGTCGCGAGTGACCGGATGAGCGCGTTCGACTGGATTCTGGAGACGCCGATCCCCGACAAGGGGAAGGTGCTGACCGCGATGAGCCTGTGGTGGTTCGAGCAGCTCGACGTGCCGAATCACATCCTCTCCACGGACGTACCCGCCGAGGTCGCGGGCCGGGCCGTGGTCTGCGAGAAGCTGGCGATGTACCCGGTCGAGTGCGTCGCCCGTGGGTACCTGAGCGGCTCCGGGCTGCTCGACTACAACGCGACCGGCGCGGTCTGTGGCATCCCGTTGCCGGCCGGTCTGGTCGAGGGTTCGCGGCTGGAGACGCCGATCTTCACCCCGGCCACCAAGGCGGAGCTCGGCGAGCACGACGAGAACGTCTCGTACGAGGCCGTGGTCGCGACCGTCGGCGCCGACACGGCCGCCGCGCTGCGCGACGCCACGCTCGGCGTGTACACGACTGCCCGGGCGATGGCCGAGCAGCGCGGGATCATCCTGGCGGACACGAAGTTCGAGTTCGGCGCCCGCGCGGACGGGACGATCGTGCTGGCCGATGAGGTGCTGACGCCCGACTCGAGCCGGTTCTGGCCGGCTGACCAGTGGGCGCCGGGGAAACAGCAGCCGTCGTACGACAAGCAGATCGTCCGTGACTGGCTGCAGTTCGAGTCCGGCTGGGACCGCGAGTCCGGCGAGGCCCCGCCGCCGCTGTCCGACGAGGTGATCGAGCGCACCAGGTCGGCGTACATCGGCGCGTACGAGCAGCTGACCGGCCGCAAGTTCGACAGCTAG
- the purL gene encoding phosphoribosylformylglycinamidine synthase subunit PurL, with protein MSTDTVSVAGTTPDVEQPWAELGLKPDEYQRIRDILDRRPTSCELAMYSVMWSEHCSYKSSKVHLRKFGEIPQETPAGKMLAGIGENAGVIDIGEGYAVTFKVESHNHPSYVEPYQGAATGVGGIVRDILAMGARPVAVMDPLRFGPLDAPDTKRVLPGIVSGVGGYGNSLGLPNIGGEVVFDSTYAGNPLVNALCVGVMRHEDLHLANATGLGNQIILYGAKTGGDGIGGVSVLASETFADGGPTKRPAVQVGDPFMEKLLIECTLELFQARVVEGIQDLGGAGLSCATSELASAGDGGMHVSLDKVPLRDASLAPEEILMSESQERMMAVVTPENVEAFLKICAKWDVQADVIGEVTDTGRLEIDWHGERVVDVPPRTVAHEGPVYERPYARPDWQDELQADAAEKLPRASSGAELRDTLLRLIASPNLCDKSWVTDQYDRYVLGNSVLAQPEDSGMIRVDETSGLGVAVSTDCNGRFAKLDPYTGAKLALAESYRNVATTGARPVAVTDCLNFGSPEDPAVMWQFTEAIRGLVDACKELGIPVTGGNVSFYNQTGETPILPTPVVGVLGVIDDVTRRTPIGFTPEMEGHQLYLLGATEEELSGSEWAHVVHGHLGGRPPAVDLAAEQQLADILINASRDGLIDAAHDVSDGGVAQTLVESALRGGVGARVWAPDGLDPFLFLFAESAGRVVVAVPRTEEVRFTDMCTARRFPHAKIGVITGDTLDVQDQFEVPLTELRTAWSATLPAVLNA; from the coding sequence ATGTCGACAGACACCGTGTCAGTTGCCGGTACCACGCCGGACGTCGAGCAGCCCTGGGCTGAGCTCGGACTGAAGCCGGACGAGTACCAGCGGATCCGGGACATCCTGGACCGGCGCCCGACCAGCTGTGAGCTGGCCATGTACTCGGTGATGTGGAGCGAGCACTGCTCGTACAAGTCGTCCAAGGTGCATCTGCGCAAGTTCGGTGAGATCCCGCAGGAGACACCGGCCGGGAAGATGCTGGCCGGGATCGGCGAGAACGCCGGCGTGATCGACATCGGCGAGGGGTACGCGGTCACCTTCAAGGTCGAGTCGCACAACCACCCGTCGTACGTCGAGCCGTACCAGGGCGCGGCCACCGGGGTCGGCGGCATCGTCCGCGACATCCTCGCGATGGGCGCCCGGCCGGTCGCGGTGATGGACCCGCTGCGGTTCGGCCCGCTGGACGCGCCGGACACCAAGCGGGTACTGCCCGGGATCGTCTCCGGCGTCGGTGGGTACGGCAACAGCCTGGGCCTGCCGAACATCGGCGGCGAGGTCGTCTTCGACTCGACGTACGCCGGGAACCCGCTGGTGAACGCGCTCTGTGTCGGCGTGATGCGGCACGAGGACCTGCACCTCGCGAACGCGACCGGCCTCGGCAACCAGATCATCCTGTACGGCGCGAAGACCGGCGGCGACGGCATCGGCGGCGTGTCCGTCCTGGCGTCGGAGACGTTCGCCGACGGTGGACCGACCAAGCGGCCGGCCGTCCAGGTCGGCGACCCGTTCATGGAGAAGCTGCTGATCGAGTGCACGCTCGAGCTCTTCCAGGCGCGCGTGGTCGAGGGCATCCAGGACCTGGGTGGCGCGGGCCTGTCCTGCGCGACGTCGGAGCTGGCCAGCGCCGGCGACGGCGGGATGCACGTGTCGCTGGACAAGGTGCCGCTGCGGGACGCGTCGCTCGCGCCGGAAGAGATCCTGATGAGCGAGTCGCAGGAACGGATGATGGCGGTCGTCACGCCGGAAAACGTCGAGGCGTTCCTCAAGATCTGCGCGAAGTGGGACGTCCAGGCGGACGTGATCGGCGAGGTCACCGACACCGGCCGGCTGGAGATCGACTGGCACGGTGAGCGGGTGGTGGACGTGCCGCCGCGCACCGTCGCGCACGAGGGACCGGTGTACGAGCGTCCGTACGCGCGCCCGGACTGGCAGGACGAGCTGCAGGCGGACGCCGCCGAGAAGTTGCCGCGGGCAAGCAGCGGCGCGGAGCTGCGGGACACCCTGCTGCGGCTGATCGCCTCGCCGAACCTGTGCGACAAGTCCTGGGTCACCGACCAGTACGACCGGTACGTGCTCGGCAACTCGGTGCTCGCGCAGCCCGAGGACAGCGGGATGATCCGGGTCGACGAGACCAGCGGCCTCGGTGTCGCGGTGTCGACAGATTGCAACGGGCGGTTCGCCAAGCTGGACCCGTACACCGGTGCGAAGCTCGCGCTGGCGGAGTCGTACCGGAACGTAGCGACCACGGGCGCCCGGCCGGTCGCGGTCACCGACTGCCTGAACTTCGGTTCGCCCGAGGACCCGGCGGTGATGTGGCAGTTCACCGAGGCCATCCGCGGCCTGGTCGACGCCTGCAAGGAGCTCGGCATCCCGGTCACCGGTGGGAACGTCTCGTTCTACAACCAGACCGGCGAGACGCCGATCCTGCCGACCCCGGTGGTCGGCGTGCTGGGTGTCATCGACGACGTGACCCGGCGTACGCCGATCGGGTTCACGCCGGAGATGGAGGGCCACCAGCTGTACCTGCTCGGCGCGACCGAGGAGGAGCTGTCCGGGTCCGAGTGGGCGCATGTCGTCCACGGTCACCTCGGCGGACGCCCGCCGGCGGTCGACCTGGCGGCCGAGCAGCAGCTCGCCGACATCCTGATCAACGCCTCCCGCGACGGGCTGATCGACGCGGCGCACGACGTCAGCGACGGCGGCGTCGCGCAGACGCTGGTCGAGTCGGCGCTGCGCGGTGGCGTCGGCGCGCGGGTGTGGGCGCCGGACGGGCTGGACCCGTTCCTGTTCCTGTTCGCCGAGTCGGCCGGGCGCGTGGTCGTCGCGGTGCCGCGGACCGAGGAGGTGCGGTTCACCGACATGTGCACCGCCCGCCGCTTCCCGCACGCCAAGATCGGCGTCATCACCGGTGACACCCTCGACGTGCAGGACCAGTTCGAGGTGCCGCTGACCGAGCTGCGGACGGCCTGGAGCGCGACGCTGCCGGCGGTCCTCAACGCGTGA
- a CDS encoding GNAT family N-acetyltransferase has translation MEAVLRLAVGADGAAIARLARGAVEQQFPAYYDAVQTASAAQHITTLDTALIEDGTYYVHDAGGEIVACGGWSRRNKLFNASTAGADGRLLDPATEPARIRAMFVRADWTRRGLGRAILNACTDAARAEGFTRLALMATLPGVPLYKAYGFSEVEPAQLPMPDGTLLAGVAMERPIEEKA, from the coding sequence GTGGAGGCTGTGTTGCGGTTGGCTGTTGGGGCGGATGGTGCTGCGATCGCCCGGTTGGCACGTGGTGCGGTGGAGCAGCAGTTCCCGGCGTACTACGACGCGGTGCAGACGGCCAGTGCGGCTCAGCACATCACCACGCTGGACACCGCACTGATCGAGGACGGCACCTACTACGTACACGACGCAGGCGGTGAGATCGTCGCGTGCGGCGGGTGGAGCCGGCGGAACAAGCTGTTCAACGCGAGCACGGCCGGTGCGGACGGGCGGCTGCTGGACCCGGCGACCGAGCCGGCGCGGATCAGAGCGATGTTCGTCCGCGCGGACTGGACACGGCGTGGGCTCGGCCGGGCGATTCTGAATGCCTGCACCGACGCTGCACGGGCCGAGGGGTTCACCAGACTCGCACTGATGGCCACACTGCCCGGCGTACCGCTCTACAAGGCCTATGGCTTCAGCGAGGTGGAGCCGGCCCAGCTACCGATGCCGGACGGCACTCTGTTGGCAGGTGTCGCGATGGAACGACCGATTGAGGAGAAGGCATGA
- a CDS encoding LacI family DNA-binding transcriptional regulator — protein sequence MKRSAVRMVDVAALAGVSAGTASKALNNTGQLSQDTRDRVLRAAAHLGFTPDARGRALSSGRTYTVALLTSDSTGRFSIPIMRGVEDVLSAGELATVLCDTRDDPLRERTYLRSLVARGVDGIVVTGRRTDLRPPINVPLPVVYALAASTDPADASVIIDDAGGATAAIKHLLALGRTRIAHITGPADHRSAAERAQAAVTTAGDALCGEPLFGEWSERWGRQATDLVLRQRPDAISCGSDQIARGVCDRLRELGHPVPEDIAVTGFDNWPVMALASRPPLTTVDLGLEDLGRRAATLLLEAIAGKPHHGVLELPIHLITRESTLGP from the coding sequence ATGAAGCGGTCAGCAGTGCGGATGGTGGACGTCGCCGCGCTGGCCGGTGTGTCCGCCGGGACGGCGTCGAAGGCGCTGAACAACACCGGCCAGCTGAGCCAGGACACCCGCGACCGCGTCCTCCGCGCCGCCGCGCACCTCGGCTTCACCCCGGACGCCCGCGGCCGCGCCCTCTCCTCCGGCCGGACGTACACGGTCGCGCTGCTGACCAGCGACAGCACCGGCCGGTTCAGTATCCCGATCATGCGCGGCGTCGAGGACGTACTCAGCGCGGGCGAGCTCGCGACCGTACTGTGCGACACCCGCGACGATCCGCTGCGCGAGCGGACCTACTTACGGTCGCTGGTCGCGCGCGGCGTGGACGGCATCGTCGTCACCGGGCGCCGGACCGACCTGCGGCCGCCGATCAACGTCCCGCTACCGGTGGTGTACGCGCTCGCGGCCTCGACCGATCCGGCCGACGCGTCGGTCATCATCGACGACGCGGGCGGCGCGACCGCGGCGATCAAGCACCTGCTGGCTCTCGGCCGCACGCGCATCGCGCACATCACCGGCCCAGCCGACCACCGGTCCGCGGCCGAACGCGCACAGGCCGCCGTCACCACCGCCGGCGACGCGCTGTGCGGTGAGCCACTGTTCGGCGAGTGGAGCGAACGCTGGGGTCGCCAGGCCACCGACCTGGTCCTACGTCAGCGTCCGGACGCGATCAGCTGTGGCAGCGACCAGATCGCCCGCGGCGTCTGCGACCGCCTCCGCGAGCTCGGCCACCCGGTCCCGGAAGACATCGCGGTGACCGGCTTCGACAACTGGCCGGTGATGGCCCTCGCCAGCCGTCCACCTCTCACCACCGTGGACCTCGGCCTGGAAGACCTCGGCCGCCGCGCCGCCACTCTGCTCCTAGAGGCGATCGCCGGCAAACCACATCACGGCGTACTGGAACTGCCGATCCACCTGATCACCCGCGAGTCGACGCTAGGGCCCTGA
- the purS gene encoding phosphoribosylformylglycinamidine synthase subunit PurS, which yields MARVVVDVMLKSEILDPQGKAVHGAFGRLGFDGVADVRQGKRFEITLDGAATEERVAEIRKAADTLLANPVIEDYTLHVETDDNEGGR from the coding sequence GTGGCTCGCGTTGTCGTCGACGTCATGCTCAAGTCCGAGATCCTCGACCCGCAGGGCAAGGCGGTGCACGGCGCGTTCGGCCGGCTCGGCTTCGACGGCGTGGCCGACGTCCGGCAGGGAAAGCGCTTCGAGATCACCCTGGACGGTGCGGCGACCGAGGAGCGCGTCGCCGAGATCCGGAAGGCCGCGGACACTCTGCTGGCCAACCCGGTGATCGAGGACTACACGCTGCACGTCGAGACGGATGACAACGAGGGCGGCCGGTGA
- a CDS encoding beta-L-arabinofuranosidase domain-containing protein produces MLAVLRCQRQKTCAVFPSPLPPGAIEPRGWLAQQLELQVHGLCGTYDEISDFLVYDTNGWVDPERLRTALQTGPHFWPGMPLLAAFRSWYEYSGDERVIPFITKYLRFQNTQPPEVFNRSWGAFRWGDNIDSAYWLYNRTGAEWLLDLVTKMHSGSADYVNGIPTWHNVNLAQGFREPLQYWLLSGDEKHHAATYRNYETVMDLYGQFPGGGFAGDENSRPGYGDPRQGFETCGIVELMHSYEMLTRFTGDRVWTDRCEELAFNSLPASYDPQQKVMHYITCANSVQLDDRRKHGQFENPFAMQAYKYGVRQYRCCPHNYGMGWPYYALELWLATTDNGLAASMYAASKVTAKVG; encoded by the coding sequence ATGCTTGCAGTCCTACGTTGTCAACGGCAGAAAACGTGTGCCGTCTTTCCTAGTCCGCTGCCGCCCGGCGCGATCGAGCCGCGCGGCTGGCTGGCGCAGCAGTTGGAGCTGCAAGTGCACGGGCTGTGCGGCACGTACGACGAGATCTCCGACTTCCTGGTCTACGACACCAACGGCTGGGTCGATCCGGAGCGGCTGCGGACCGCACTACAGACCGGTCCGCACTTCTGGCCAGGCATGCCACTGCTGGCCGCCTTCCGGTCCTGGTACGAGTACAGCGGTGACGAGCGGGTCATTCCGTTCATCACCAAGTACCTGCGGTTCCAGAACACGCAGCCGCCGGAAGTGTTCAACCGGTCGTGGGGCGCGTTCCGCTGGGGCGACAACATCGACAGTGCGTACTGGCTGTACAACCGAACCGGTGCGGAGTGGCTGCTCGACCTGGTGACCAAGATGCACAGTGGCTCGGCCGACTACGTCAACGGAATCCCTACCTGGCACAACGTCAACCTGGCGCAGGGATTCCGGGAGCCGCTGCAGTACTGGCTGCTGTCCGGTGACGAGAAGCACCACGCGGCGACGTACCGGAACTACGAGACCGTCATGGACCTGTACGGGCAGTTCCCTGGCGGTGGGTTCGCGGGGGACGAGAACTCGCGGCCTGGGTACGGCGATCCGCGGCAGGGGTTCGAGACGTGCGGCATCGTCGAGTTGATGCACAGCTACGAGATGCTGACGCGCTTCACCGGTGACAGGGTCTGGACGGACCGGTGTGAGGAGCTGGCGTTCAACTCGCTGCCGGCGTCGTACGACCCGCAGCAGAAGGTGATGCACTACATCACTTGTGCGAACAGCGTGCAGCTCGACGATCGGCGTAAGCACGGGCAGTTCGAGAACCCGTTCGCTATGCAGGCGTACAAGTACGGCGTACGTCAGTACCGGTGCTGTCCGCACAACTACGGCATGGGCTGGCCGTACTACGCGCTGGAGCTCTGGCTGGCAACCACTGACAACGGGCTGGCCGCATCGATGTACGCAGCAAGCAAGGTGACGGCAAAGGTCGGTTAG
- the purQ gene encoding phosphoribosylformylglycinamidine synthase subunit PurQ yields MKIGVVTFPGSLDDADARRAAAVAGAEAVALWHGDADLRGVDAVVLPGGFSYGDYLRAGAISRFAPVMDTIIKKAGEGLPVLGICNGFQVLCESHLLPGALIKNHHRKFICKDQPLRIENNRTAWTSDYDANHEITIVLKNQDGSYVADDATLDRLEGEGRVVARYLDENPNGSYRDIAGITNERGNVVGLMPHPEHAVETLTGPTTDGLGFFTSVLKAVVAS; encoded by the coding sequence GTGAAGATCGGGGTCGTCACCTTCCCGGGCTCGCTGGACGACGCCGACGCCCGCCGCGCGGCAGCGGTCGCCGGTGCCGAGGCGGTCGCGCTCTGGCACGGTGACGCGGACCTGCGCGGCGTGGACGCGGTCGTCCTGCCGGGCGGCTTCTCGTACGGTGACTATCTGCGCGCCGGCGCGATCTCCCGGTTCGCCCCGGTGATGGACACCATCATCAAGAAGGCCGGCGAGGGTCTGCCGGTGCTGGGGATCTGCAACGGCTTCCAGGTGCTGTGTGAGTCGCACCTGCTGCCCGGTGCGCTGATCAAGAACCACCACCGCAAGTTCATCTGCAAGGACCAGCCGCTGCGGATCGAGAACAACCGCACCGCGTGGACCAGCGACTACGACGCCAACCACGAGATCACCATCGTCCTGAAGAACCAGGACGGCTCGTACGTGGCGGATGACGCGACACTGGACCGCCTGGAGGGCGAGGGCCGGGTCGTCGCCCGCTACCTGGACGAGAACCCGAACGGCTCGTACCGCGACATCGCCGGTATCACCAACGAGCGCGGCAACGTGGTCGGTCTGATGCCGCACCCGGAGCACGCCGTCGAGACACTGACCGGCCCGACCACGGACGGCCTGGGCTTCTTCACCTCGGTGCTGAAGGCCGTCGTCGCCTCCTGA
- a CDS encoding DUF1707 SHOCT-like domain-containing protein has protein sequence MVERRPGKAGELMGLAAAAGQEARVAAARRRLAQVRLTDDDRRVVTDELSEQFAVGRLDEGELHRRVDLVHDAVTHADLQPIFAGLPVSALYQPVARSSSKWRWAAFAAAVWLAVPFVLAGLLLLVFGREIAAAIFGIPAVAAIAYSYRWASRPRREERRQSGP, from the coding sequence ATGGTTGAGCGGCGGCCGGGTAAGGCGGGGGAGCTGATGGGCCTGGCGGCTGCGGCCGGCCAGGAGGCTCGGGTCGCGGCTGCCCGGCGGCGGCTTGCTCAGGTACGGCTCACCGATGACGACCGGCGGGTGGTCACGGACGAGCTGTCGGAGCAGTTCGCGGTCGGGCGGTTGGACGAGGGCGAGCTGCATCGGCGCGTCGACCTCGTCCACGACGCGGTCACGCACGCGGATCTGCAGCCGATCTTCGCTGGTCTACCTGTGTCCGCGTTGTACCAGCCGGTGGCGCGGTCGTCGTCGAAGTGGCGGTGGGCCGCGTTCGCGGCGGCGGTGTGGCTGGCGGTGCCGTTCGTACTCGCCGGGTTGCTGCTGCTCGTCTTCGGACGCGAGATCGCGGCAGCCATCTTCGGCATTCCAGCAGTGGCAGCGATCGCCTACTCGTACCGCTGGGCCTCACGACCCCGCCGGGAAGAACGCCGCCAGTCAGGGCCCTAG
- a CDS encoding discoidin domain-containing protein — MRTSTRVWKDNQNSMSVDRGPLTYSLAIDERYERLGDTEELAVYPESPWNYGLVSGASFELVEREPGDNPFTASGVPIALTTQAQRIPEWETDSLEAPDSGRVPESSADTSIPRFTWWDRRGTTEWIEYDLRSVRELSEVSTYWYDDTGTGQCRVPQSWRVLWLDGEMWRPVDNTTPYEVAADQLNTTTFTPVRAQHLRVEAVLRPGYSGGLFLLAMT; from the coding sequence ATGCGTACGAGCACTCGGGTCTGGAAGGACAACCAGAACTCGATGTCTGTGGACCGTGGACCACTGACGTACTCACTGGCCATTGACGAACGCTACGAACGCCTTGGGGATACAGAGGAGCTGGCTGTCTATCCAGAGTCCCCGTGGAACTACGGGCTGGTCTCCGGTGCGTCGTTCGAGCTGGTAGAGCGAGAGCCGGGAGACAACCCGTTCACTGCGAGCGGGGTGCCGATTGCACTCACCACGCAGGCGCAGCGGATTCCGGAGTGGGAGACAGACTCACTGGAAGCACCTGACTCGGGCCGCGTACCAGAGTCGTCTGCTGACACGTCGATCCCGCGCTTCACTTGGTGGGACCGCCGGGGCACCACCGAGTGGATCGAGTACGACCTGCGCTCCGTACGCGAGCTCTCCGAGGTGTCGACCTACTGGTACGACGACACAGGCACCGGTCAGTGCCGCGTACCGCAGTCATGGCGGGTGTTGTGGCTCGACGGTGAGATGTGGCGTCCAGTCGACAACACCACGCCGTACGAGGTGGCAGCCGACCAGCTCAACACCACCACCTTCACTCCGGTCCGCGCCCAGCACCTCCGAGTTGAGGCAGTCCTGCGCCCGGGGTACTCGGGAGGCTTGTTCCTCCTGGCAATGACCTAG